The following coding sequences are from one Augochlora pura isolate Apur16 chromosome 6, APUR_v2.2.1, whole genome shotgun sequence window:
- the Glurs-m gene encoding putative glutamate--tRNA ligase, mitochondrial yields MYRNLFRISSIQILQKRFFKRDHVRVRFAPSPTGLLHLGGLRTALYNYLFARGNNGTFILRIEDTDQTRCIQGAMEKLYNDLLWSGIIPDEDPIRGGPAGPYIQSKRLDLYKEEVLKLLSNQSAYYCFCTESRLQLLRKEALKCRQVPKYDNRCRHLSSNEIKEKLNKGEPYCIRFKLSSTPECFDDMIYGKITHDIAQTEGDPIIIKSDGYPTYHFANVVDDHFMEITHVLRGIEWQISTPKHLMMYKAFNWTPPKYGHLPLILNSNGTKLSKRQNDIHIEFIRSQGIFPLAVINYVIHAGGGFCNKGGTEYIHSYGELIKQFDISNIKVASNKLLPEKLLQYNKLEISKLMSNEKNNKFLIERIKELIINAFPDRKGDRSLQLDDDHIYAVLKWGQNRIYKLTDLVSPKLAFLWIIPPVAPDNIQLECLDMLKLLNTKLNETDIHNFNKTWINNYLKEFANEHKIPFATLMKVLRDILSGLKEGPPVGEMMEILGKDTTLLRINRCIS; encoded by the exons atgtatcgaaatttatttcgtatatcGAGCAttcaaattttgcaaaaacGTTTCTTCAAGAGGGATCATGTAAGGGTTAGATTTGCACCAAGTCCAACGG GTTTATTGCACTTGGGAGGTCTACGAACTgcattgtacaattatttatttgcacggGGTAACAATGGTACGTTTATCTTACGAATTGAAGATACAGACCAAACTAGATGCATACAAGGAGCAATGGAGAAGCTTTACAATGATTTGTTGTGGTCTGGAATTATTCCCGATGAGGATCCCATAAGAGGTGGACCTGCTGGGCCATATATTCAATCAAAACGTCTTGATCTATACAA AGAAGAAGTACTTAAACTTTTAAGTAATCAATCTGCATATTACTGTTTCTGCACAGAAAGCAGACTGCAATTATTGCGGAAGGAAGCTTTGAAGTGCAGGCAAGTGCCTAAATATGATAACAGATGTCGACATTTAAGtagtaatgaaataaaagagaaactcAATAAAGGAGAACCATACTGTATTAGATTTAAG TTATCATCTACACCAGAATGTTTTGATGATATGATATATGGTAAAATAACCCACGATATTGCACAAACTGAGGGAgatccaattattattaaatcagaTGGTTATCCAACTTATCATTTTGCAAATGTTGTTGATGATCACTTTATGGAAATAACCCATGTGCTAAGAGGGATTGAATGGCAAATATCTACACCAAAACATTTAATGATGTATAA aGCATTTAATTGGACACCTCCCAAATATGGACATTTAcctttaatattgaattccaATGGAACCAAGTTATCAAAAAGACAAAACGATATacatattgaatttattaggTCACAAGGAATTTTTCCATTGGcagttataaattatgttatacatGCTGGTGGTGGTTTCTGTAACAAAGGAGGCACTGAGTATATTCACAGCTACGGGGAGTTAATTAAACAA ttcgatatatcgaatataaaaGTGGCCTCTAATAAGCTTTTACCTGAAaaactattacaatataataaattagaaatttcaaaactaatgtcaaatgaaaagaataataaattcttgataGAAAGAATTAAAGAGTTAATCATAAACGCATTTCCAGATAG GAAAGGTGATAGGAGTTTACAATTAGATGATGACCACATATACGCAGTATTGAAATGGGGACAAAATaggatatataaattaactgaCCTGGTATCTCCAAAGTTGGCCTTTTTATGGATTATACCACCAGTTGCACCTGACAATATTCAATTGGAATGTTTAG ACATGCTTAAActattaaatacgaaattaaatgaaactgacattcataatttcaacaaaacaTGGATCAATAATTATCTTAAAGAGTTTGCTAATGAACATAAAATTCCCTTTGCAACATTGATGAAGGTTTTACGTGATATTCTTAGTGGTTTAAAG gaGGGTCCACCTGTAGGAGAAATGATGGAAATTTTAGGGAAAGATACTacattattaagaataaaccGATGCATTTCTTAA
- the Pdi gene encoding protein disulfide isomerase isoform X2 — protein sequence MKFSTLIFLLISSFAASLAEIETEDAVLVLTKDNIDEAIAQYDYLLLEFYAPWCKHCKDLAPEYAKAAKKLQETNSPVKLAKIDATVETELAEKHNVNGYPTLKFVRRGLFIQYTGTRNADDIVNWVTLKIGPPAKDLSTVDEAKSFLEAHNIAIVGFFKDPESAEAKEFINAASINGDYAFGITSNEEVVKEYDTEYGKVILFKKFDDGKDEFTGELNAEALQNFIYVYSLPLVVEFNQTTASKIFRGHIKHHLLLCLSKEAGHYDKYVEIMKEPAKTFRGKVLFVTVDTDEADHERILEYFGLKKSEVPAMRIIELEKSIIKYKPEKPELSTENVVEFVNSFLENKLKQHLITQDLPEDWDKNPVKVLVGTNFHEVAHDPKKNVLVEFYAPWCTHCQELAPVYEALGEKYKDSEDIVIAKVDGTANEFEDIEIAGFPTIILYKKETNEALTYYGERTFDGLSKFLETNGAESEVPQEVLEEDEDDDVPRKDEL from the exons ATGAAGTTTTCCACGTTAATATTTCTCCTAATTTCTTCCTTCGCTGCTTCTCTTGCGGAAATTGAAACCGAAGATGCCGTTTTAGTGCTCACAAAAGATAATATCGATGAGGCAATTGCACAATATGATTATTTGCTTCTTGAATTTT ATGCCCCATGGTGTAAACATTGCAAAGATTTGGCTCCAGAATATGCCAAAGCTGCAAAGAAGTTACAGGAAACCAATTCCCCTGTAAAGTTAGCCAAAATTGATGCAACTGTGGAAACAGAATTGGCTGAAAAACATAATGTTAATGGATACCCTACACTTAAGTTTGTTCGTCGTgggttatttattcaatatactgGTACCCGTAATGCAGATGATATCGTAAATTGGGTAACATTGAAAATTGGCCCACCTGCTAAAGATTTATCAACAGTTGATGAAGCTAAATCATTCCTTGAAGCACATAATATTGCAATTGTTGGATTCTTTAAG GATCCAGAATCCGCAGaagcaaaagaatttataaacgCTGCTAGTATTAATGGTGATTATGCATTTGGTATTACTAGCAACGAAGAAGTTGTTAAAGAATATGACACTGAATATGgcaaagttattttattcaagaag TTTGATGATGGTAAAGATGAGTTCACTGGAGAGCTTAATGCCGAAGCACTCCAGAACTTTATCTATGTATACTCACTGCCACTGGTTGTTGAGTTTAATCAAACAACTGCATCAAAAATATTCCGTGGTCATATTAAACATCATCTTCTCCTATGCCTTAGTAAAGAAGCTGGTCATTATGACAAGTATGtagaaattatgaaagaaCCAGCAAAGACATTCCGTGGAAAG gtCTTGTTTGTTACTGTTGATACCGATGAGGCTGATCATGAACGTATTCTAGAATATTTTGGCTTGAAGAAGAGTGAAGTACCTGCCATGCGTATCATTGAActtgaaaaatctattattaaatataaaccaGAGAAACCAGAACTGTCCACTGAAAATGTTGTAGAATTTGTAAATTCATTCCTTGAAAACAAACTGAAACAACATTTGATAACACAAGACTTGCCTGAAGATTGGGATAAAAACCCTGTCAAAGTTCTTGTTGGCACTAACTTCCACGAAGTTGCACACGATCCTAAGAAGAACGTTTTAGTTGAATTTTATGCTCCATGGTGTACACACTGTCAAGAATTGGCTCCAGTTTATGAAGCA CTTGGAGAGAAGTATAAGGATAGTGAAGATATTGTCATTGCAAAAGTAGATGGTACTGCAAATGAATTTGAAGATATTGAAATTGCTGGTTTTCCCacaattattctttataagAAAGAAACTAACGAA GCTTTAACCTATTATGGTGAGAGAACATTTGATGGGCTTTCCAAATTCCTCGAGACAAATGGTGCTGAAAGCGAAGTTCCACAAGAA GTTCTAGAGGAAGATGAAGACGATGATGTGCCAAGGAAagatgaattataa
- the Pdi gene encoding protein disulfide isomerase isoform X1 — translation MDQTLNLLALNKFLHETLAFTEEVKDVIKSDCGEATFSLKAWCKKTVTKQENSGNFCTCIKSETEVEEIATDISRTLLQTQQLREKLSSNVKKGKKYLKQPSVTEIYNPYVSGNGKRKENTTLGMTSDKTKKDTKLLAVKSSTIENKNFLTINKRNIKNITEVRKHRNHKLEKTSKSNCLMAKSEYVEFDKRSSAASTTELKSLIEKISHPSNSSHNVNDGNCPIHNDLTPEVTYDQNIITMDVVDSIKAFNIPGEIIKPLKAYHTYLNSEYSDKSFNNKKRQKICNIFLMEFNKMDDTIQNELVSKSDNVTLLRKFISHFSNFFLKNKEKSTLDNMEKIYVELNLIWKQYDKKNFNNLEIWKSHMQETLLHNHSTVGSMSHGMWTLEYNLKYFNGMNVHSLFLIIFILFYFIFVLGVSKLQYIPYTNKNQLLSFFEMLQQLQQVKYFKDLVNIIIKEVLPNVTMTFDFTKPECIKLYKMLYILHQGLNPKIPVLVRTDG, via the exons ATGGATCAAACATTAAATCTTTTagcattgaataaatttttgcacGAGACTTTGGCATTTACAGAAGAAGTAAAAGATGTAATAAAATCAGATTGTGGGGAAGCAACGTTTTCTTTGAAAGCATGGTGTAAAAAAACAGTTACAAAACAGGAAAACAGTGGAAATTTCTGTACTTGTATCAAA TCAGAAACTGAAGTTGAAGAAATTGCTACAGACATAAGTAGGACATTGCTACAAACACAACAACTACGAGAAAAGTTATCTTCTAATgtaaagaaaggaaagaaatatcTGAAACAGCCCAGCGTGACTGAAATTTATAATCCTTATGTGTCTG GCAAtggtaaaagaaaagaaaatacaactTTGGGCATGACTAGTGATAAAACCAAAAAAGATACAAAGTTGCTTGCAGTAAAGTCATCTACaattgagaataaaaattttcttacaataaataaacgaaatattaaaaatataacagaagTTAGAAAACACAGGAATCATAAATTGGAAAAGACTTCTAAATCTAATTGTCTCATGGCAAAG AGTGAATATGTCGAATTTGATAAAAGATCTAGTGCCGCATCCACCActgaattaaaaagtttaatagaaaaaatatccCACCCTTCCAATAGTTCACATAATGTGAATGATGGAAACTGTCCAATACATAATGATCTTACTCCAGAAGTTACATAcgatcaaaatattataactatgGATGTCGTAGATAGTATTAAAGCATTTAATATTCCtggcgaaataattaaaccgcTGAAAGCTTATCATACGTATTTAAACAGTGAATATTCTGATAagtcatttaataataagaagcgacaaaaaatatgcaatatattcTTGATGGAATTCAATAAAATG GATGATActatacaaaatgaattaGTAAGCAAATCTGATAATGTAAcgttattaagaaaatttatatcgcacttttcaaatttttttcttaaaaacaaagaaaaatctaCTTTGGATAACATGGAAAAGATATATGTTGAATTAAATCTCATATGGAAACAATATgacaaaaagaattttaataatttagaaatttggAAATCTCATATGCAAGAAACACTACTTCATAATCATAGCACAGTAGGATCTATGTCACATGGAATGTGGACATTAGAgtacaatttgaaatattttaacggtatgaatgttcattccctatttttaataatatttatactgttctattttatatttgttttaggAGTCTCAAAACTACAATATATTCCTTATACAAACAAAAATCagttattatcattttttgaAATGCTGCAACAACTAcaacaagtaaaatattttaaagatttagtcaatattattataaaagaggTACTTCCTAATGTTACAATGACTTTTGACTTCACAAAGCCAGAATGcataaagttatataaaatgttgtaTATTCTTCACCAAGGCTTAAATCCGAAAATTCCAGTTTTAGTAAGAACTGatggataa
- the Su(z)12 gene encoding polycomb protein Su(z)12 isoform X1 yields the protein MPPKKREKELDGQKGPRMDQIQADHELFLQAFEKPTQIYRFLRTRNQISPIFLYRNLTYMRQRMSRSHKSRRGFKIDTMLEKLMSKNNQEQNPGMRGYMTLTFLGFYDKKAEAPQDPVKVETLLLKICHKKRKDVSSPIMQVSVGTSEVPINPCENQPPPKAPTISIPNESFSLNNGHVAKTYMLLLRVYCTSSTGCLMHNCDLDEPAQKRRKSSTGSIKTGGEEVKLYGSELIVYDKHNRCLLTDGDYELGLQEVQTNVRSSPKKHSSWESVPDIKECGPFEVFSKGPTLKFRLNWTMEPSNGLVDRPAPIHPIPSGDNKENRSGNTGLERSSTNNNNNNTNNNNSNHNNNNNTLPTPSPLNSSRIITSNEKTDNSAGTQQIVYQFLYNNNSRQQTEACEDLHCPWCSLDCGKLYSLLKHLKLCHSRFTFTYVPIPQGARIDVAINECYDGSYAGSPHELISQPSNVAFSRTGPMRRTSVTNILVCHPKRTKPSLSEFLELDENEYESQRPYITGHNRLYHHTVTCLPIYPKEMDIDSEGENDPKWLQTKTMMMIDDFTDVNEGEKELMKMWNLHVMKHGYVGDCQIPLACQMFLETKGKELLMKNLYRNFVLHMCSLFDFGLISPVILYQMIQRLQEIMKEGGENSDIRKVLQKSHEAQVDKWISTGYHASSDTNKQSITSTKVNFNNDGGSSNARRKTSLPLGSPNSQNVKTTVSIHNNVSKHASMITTSSNKAVSHNNTIQNSVNKNTGTFTSVQSSANKTASTACVTSTVNSKTSSTTAMSNGVSNQNEMAQRQNSDIPTRRKSTNSITQGLENTTPLRRKSMASESATTEYHRRKLILDTIPNTSGAHQKPAQNGNSY from the exons ATGCCGCCGAAAAAGCGGGAGAAAGAATTGGATGGACAGAAGGGCCCCCGGATGGATCAGATACAAGCGGATCATGAGCTATTCCTACAGGCCTTCGAAA aaccAACCCagatttatcgatttctaCGCACAAGAAACCAAATCTCT CCAATATTTCTGTATAGAAATTTAACTTACATGAGACAACGTATGTCTAGAAGTCATAAGTCTCGACGAGGTTTTAAAATTGACACAATGTTGGAGAAATTAATGTCGAAGAACAATCAAGAACAAAATCCTGGTATGCGCGGATATATGACTCTTACTTTTCTAGggttttatgataaaaaag CCGAAGCTCCCCAAGATCCGGTGAAAGTAGaaacgttattattaaaaatttgtcataaGAAACGGAAGGATGTGAGTTCACCAATTATGcag GTTTCTGTTGGTACAAGTGAAGTTCCAATAAATCCCTGCGAGAACCAGCCTCCACCGAAAGCACCTACTATATCTATACCAAATGAATCCTTTAGTTTGAACAATGGTCATGTAGCAAAGACTTACATGCTTCTACTTAGAGTTTATTGTACATCAAGTACTGGCTGCCTTATGCATAACTGTGATTTAGACG AACCAGCCCAGAAACGTCGTAAATCATCCACTGGTTCAATTAAAACCGGAGGCGAAGAAGTAAAATTGTATGGTTCTGAGCTGATAGTGTATGATAAACATAATCGATGCTTATTGACAGATGGCGATTATGAATTAGGTTTACAAGAAGTACAAACCAATGTTCGATCTAGCCCAAAGAAGCACAGCTCTTGGGAGTCTGTACCTGACATCAAAGAATGTGGTCCTTTCGAAGTGTTTAGTAAAGGAccaacattaaaatttagacTTAACTGGACAATGGAGCCGAGCAATGGCTTGGTAGATAGGCCAGCTCCGATACACCCAATTCCAAGTGGTGATAATAAAGAGAACAGATCGGGGAATA CTGGTCTCGAACGTTCTTCCAcaaacaacaacaataataatactaataataataatagtaatcacaacaataacaataacacaCTGCCAACGCCTAGTCCCCTCAATTCTTCAAGGATCATCACATCTAATGAAAAGACAGATAATTCAGCGGGTACACAACAAATAGTTTATCAATTTctgtacaataataatagtcgtCAACAAACTGAAGCCTGTGAAGATTTACATTGTCCATGGTGTTCTTTAGACTGTGGAAAACTTTATTCtcttttaaaacatttaaaattatgtcatTCGCGATTTACATTTACATACGTG CCGATTCCGCAAGGTGCCCGTATAGACGTAGCAATAAATGAATGCTATGATGGCTCATATGCAGGTAGTCCTCACGAATTGATTTCACAACCTTCTAATGTAGCTTTCTCAAGAACAGGGCCAATGAGACGCACAAGTGtgacaaatattttagtatgTCACCCAAAAAGAACAAAACCAAGTCTTTCAGAGTTTTTAGAACTTGATGAGAATGAATACGAAAGCCAAAGACCTTATATTACCGGACACAATAG GTTGTATCACCATACTGTTACATGTTTACCTATATATCCAAAAGAAATGGATATCGATTCGGAAGGGGAAAACGATCCCAAGTGGTTACAAACGAAAACAATGATGATGATCGATGACTTCACCGATGTTAATGAGGGCGAAAAAGAACTGATGAAAATGTGGAACTTACACGTAATGAAACACGGTTACGTAGGAGACTGCCAAATACCACTAGCTTGCCAAATGTTTTTAGAGACTAAAGGGAAAGAATTGCtcatgaaaaatttataccgCAACTTCGTTTTGCACATGTGCAGTTTATTTGACTTCGGACTAATCAGTCCTGTGATCTTGTATCAAATGATTCAACGATTACAAGAGATCATGAAAGAAGGAGGCGAGAATAGTGACATTCGAAAAGTTTTGCAAAAGTCCCATGAAGCTCAAGTCGACAAATGGATTAGTACTGGTTATCACGCGTCTTCGGATACTAATAAACAAAGTATTACAAGTactaaagtaaattttaataacgacGGGGGAAGTTCTAACGCGAGACGAAAAACGTCTTTACCGCTTGGTTCACCAAATTCACAAAATGTAAAGACAACTGTATCTATTCATAACAATGTTAGCAAACACGCTAGCATGATAACTACGTCATCGAACAAGGCTGTAAGtcataataatacaattcaaAACTCagtcaataaaaatactggGACATTTACCTCTGTACAAAGCAGCGCGAATAAAACTGCTTCTACAGCGTGCGTAACAAGTACTGTTAACAGTAAAACATCTTCAACTACTGCAATGTCCAATGGCGTGTCCAACCAAAATGAAATGGCACAAAGGCAAAACAGTGATATCCCGACACGGCGTAAAAGTACAAATTCGATTACTCAAGGTTTAGAGAATACAACGCCTTTACGCCGAAAATCAATGGCCAGTGAAAGTGCAACTACCGAATATCATAGAAGGAAATTGATTTTGGATACGATACCGAATACCAGTGGCGCTCATCAAAAACCGGCCCAAAATGGAAATAGTTATTAG
- the LOC144471540 gene encoding methyltransferase-like protein 22 translates to MTPHTVTSEIFTENKNSFIELNNGTAISSFIFKCPSYMIKPNCANYILPHDSDDDVDIDRQKEEKLMIEHRTTTKLQHVGLQVWRGALLLADYILSNPDLFKDKTVLELGAGVGLTSIVASFLAKEVICTDVDVEGILKLIRRNFVRNIAYVKSKIYVKELDFLNSTWPTFYKKRMDEATIILAADVIYDENITKGFVRTLKTLLSSEIPKTIYIALEKRYVFTTANMDTTAPMYEEFLKHIDTEKQNWHIEYIKIDFPRYFKYDRLKQMILMKIQNKLN, encoded by the exons atgacaCCACACACAGTAACATCAGAAATattcacagaaaataaaaactcttTCATCGAGTTAAACAATGGCA ctGCAATATCCAGCTTTATTTTTAAGTGCCCATCTTATATGATTAAGCCAAATTGTGCCAACTATATTCTACCACACGATAGTGATGATGATGTAGATATAGATAGacaaaaggaagaaaaattaatgatag aaCATCGTACAACTACAAAGCTACAACATGTTGGACTACAAGTATGGCGTGGTGCCTTGTTATTAGCTGATTATATCCTGTCAAATCCTGACTTATTTAAAGATAAGACAGTTTTAGAGTTAGGAGCTGGAGTTGGTTTAACTAGCATAGTGGCAAGTTTTTTAGCTAAAGAAGTAATTTGTACAg ATGTTGATGTagaaggaattttaaaattaatacgtaGAAATTTTGTAAGAAACATTGCTTATGTTAAATCGAAGATATATGTTAAAGAATTAGACTTCTTAAACTCAACATGGcctacattttataaaaaacgaATGGATGaagcaacaattattttggCAGCAGATG taatttacgatgaaaatataacaaaaggATTTGTTCGAACACTAAAGACACTTTTGTCTTCAGAAATTCCAAAGACAATCTATATTGCTTTAGAGAAAAGATATGTCTTTACTACAGCTAATATGGATACTACAGCTCCGATGTatgaagaatttttgaaacacATTGATACAGAGAAACAGAATTGGCATAttgaatacattaaaatagaCTTTCCAAGATATTTCAAGTATGACAGATTGAAGCAAATGATACttatgaaaatacaaaataagttaaattaa
- the Su(z)12 gene encoding polycomb protein Su(z)12 isoform X2, with amino-acid sequence MDRRAPGWIRYKRIMSYSYRPSKNQPRFIDFYAQETKSLSHKSRRGFKIDTMLEKLMSKNNQEQNPGMRGYMTLTFLGFYDKKAEAPQDPVKVETLLLKICHKKRKDVSSPIMQVSVGTSEVPINPCENQPPPKAPTISIPNESFSLNNGHVAKTYMLLLRVYCTSSTGCLMHNCDLDEPAQKRRKSSTGSIKTGGEEVKLYGSELIVYDKHNRCLLTDGDYELGLQEVQTNVRSSPKKHSSWESVPDIKECGPFEVFSKGPTLKFRLNWTMEPSNGLVDRPAPIHPIPSGDNKENRSGNTGLERSSTNNNNNNTNNNNSNHNNNNNTLPTPSPLNSSRIITSNEKTDNSAGTQQIVYQFLYNNNSRQQTEACEDLHCPWCSLDCGKLYSLLKHLKLCHSRFTFTYVPIPQGARIDVAINECYDGSYAGSPHELISQPSNVAFSRTGPMRRTSVTNILVCHPKRTKPSLSEFLELDENEYESQRPYITGHNRLYHHTVTCLPIYPKEMDIDSEGENDPKWLQTKTMMMIDDFTDVNEGEKELMKMWNLHVMKHGYVGDCQIPLACQMFLETKGKELLMKNLYRNFVLHMCSLFDFGLISPVILYQMIQRLQEIMKEGGENSDIRKVLQKSHEAQVDKWISTGYHASSDTNKQSITSTKVNFNNDGGSSNARRKTSLPLGSPNSQNVKTTVSIHNNVSKHASMITTSSNKAVSHNNTIQNSVNKNTGTFTSVQSSANKTASTACVTSTVNSKTSSTTAMSNGVSNQNEMAQRQNSDIPTRRKSTNSITQGLENTTPLRRKSMASESATTEYHRRKLILDTIPNTSGAHQKPAQNGNSY; translated from the exons ATGGACAGAAGGGCCCCCGGATGGATCAGATACAAGCGGATCATGAGCTATTCCTACAGGCCTTCGAAA aaccAACCCagatttatcgatttctaCGCACAAGAAACCAAATCTCT AAGTCATAAGTCTCGACGAGGTTTTAAAATTGACACAATGTTGGAGAAATTAATGTCGAAGAACAATCAAGAACAAAATCCTGGTATGCGCGGATATATGACTCTTACTTTTCTAGggttttatgataaaaaag CCGAAGCTCCCCAAGATCCGGTGAAAGTAGaaacgttattattaaaaatttgtcataaGAAACGGAAGGATGTGAGTTCACCAATTATGcag GTTTCTGTTGGTACAAGTGAAGTTCCAATAAATCCCTGCGAGAACCAGCCTCCACCGAAAGCACCTACTATATCTATACCAAATGAATCCTTTAGTTTGAACAATGGTCATGTAGCAAAGACTTACATGCTTCTACTTAGAGTTTATTGTACATCAAGTACTGGCTGCCTTATGCATAACTGTGATTTAGACG AACCAGCCCAGAAACGTCGTAAATCATCCACTGGTTCAATTAAAACCGGAGGCGAAGAAGTAAAATTGTATGGTTCTGAGCTGATAGTGTATGATAAACATAATCGATGCTTATTGACAGATGGCGATTATGAATTAGGTTTACAAGAAGTACAAACCAATGTTCGATCTAGCCCAAAGAAGCACAGCTCTTGGGAGTCTGTACCTGACATCAAAGAATGTGGTCCTTTCGAAGTGTTTAGTAAAGGAccaacattaaaatttagacTTAACTGGACAATGGAGCCGAGCAATGGCTTGGTAGATAGGCCAGCTCCGATACACCCAATTCCAAGTGGTGATAATAAAGAGAACAGATCGGGGAATA CTGGTCTCGAACGTTCTTCCAcaaacaacaacaataataatactaataataataatagtaatcacaacaataacaataacacaCTGCCAACGCCTAGTCCCCTCAATTCTTCAAGGATCATCACATCTAATGAAAAGACAGATAATTCAGCGGGTACACAACAAATAGTTTATCAATTTctgtacaataataatagtcgtCAACAAACTGAAGCCTGTGAAGATTTACATTGTCCATGGTGTTCTTTAGACTGTGGAAAACTTTATTCtcttttaaaacatttaaaattatgtcatTCGCGATTTACATTTACATACGTG CCGATTCCGCAAGGTGCCCGTATAGACGTAGCAATAAATGAATGCTATGATGGCTCATATGCAGGTAGTCCTCACGAATTGATTTCACAACCTTCTAATGTAGCTTTCTCAAGAACAGGGCCAATGAGACGCACAAGTGtgacaaatattttagtatgTCACCCAAAAAGAACAAAACCAAGTCTTTCAGAGTTTTTAGAACTTGATGAGAATGAATACGAAAGCCAAAGACCTTATATTACCGGACACAATAG GTTGTATCACCATACTGTTACATGTTTACCTATATATCCAAAAGAAATGGATATCGATTCGGAAGGGGAAAACGATCCCAAGTGGTTACAAACGAAAACAATGATGATGATCGATGACTTCACCGATGTTAATGAGGGCGAAAAAGAACTGATGAAAATGTGGAACTTACACGTAATGAAACACGGTTACGTAGGAGACTGCCAAATACCACTAGCTTGCCAAATGTTTTTAGAGACTAAAGGGAAAGAATTGCtcatgaaaaatttataccgCAACTTCGTTTTGCACATGTGCAGTTTATTTGACTTCGGACTAATCAGTCCTGTGATCTTGTATCAAATGATTCAACGATTACAAGAGATCATGAAAGAAGGAGGCGAGAATAGTGACATTCGAAAAGTTTTGCAAAAGTCCCATGAAGCTCAAGTCGACAAATGGATTAGTACTGGTTATCACGCGTCTTCGGATACTAATAAACAAAGTATTACAAGTactaaagtaaattttaataacgacGGGGGAAGTTCTAACGCGAGACGAAAAACGTCTTTACCGCTTGGTTCACCAAATTCACAAAATGTAAAGACAACTGTATCTATTCATAACAATGTTAGCAAACACGCTAGCATGATAACTACGTCATCGAACAAGGCTGTAAGtcataataatacaattcaaAACTCagtcaataaaaatactggGACATTTACCTCTGTACAAAGCAGCGCGAATAAAACTGCTTCTACAGCGTGCGTAACAAGTACTGTTAACAGTAAAACATCTTCAACTACTGCAATGTCCAATGGCGTGTCCAACCAAAATGAAATGGCACAAAGGCAAAACAGTGATATCCCGACACGGCGTAAAAGTACAAATTCGATTACTCAAGGTTTAGAGAATACAACGCCTTTACGCCGAAAATCAATGGCCAGTGAAAGTGCAACTACCGAATATCATAGAAGGAAATTGATTTTGGATACGATACCGAATACCAGTGGCGCTCATCAAAAACCGGCCCAAAATGGAAATAGTTATTAG